In Pseudovibrio brasiliensis, the following are encoded in one genomic region:
- a CDS encoding 3-hydroxyacyl-CoA dehydrogenase NAD-binding domain-containing protein: MTYTHFTLETDADGFAVLKWDSPEKPMNVFDESVINELDKVIDDITADDAIKGVVVASGKKAFSAGADLSMIGKALGAYKKRQSIDPEGAAKELFEGTRKLSLVFRKMETSGKPYVAAINGVSMGGGTELALACHKRIGAEESLKMALPEVKVGLFPGAGGTQRVMRMVPDLQGGLQFLLMGQNLDAKKAQRLKLIDDVAPEAELVDAAKKMLAEGVDPVAPWDKKGFKIPTGKVYSPSGMQFWPAANAIYRQNTYDNYPGARYMLHSVVEGLMVPFDTGLTIESRYFAHVLQSKEAAAMVRSLFGSMQELNKGARRPAGVPESNLKKVGVLGAGMMGAGIAYVTAKAGLEVVLIDQSQEAADKGKSYSSDLMDKAIKRKKSTPEKKEKLLSLITATTDYSALSDVDLVIEAVFEDREVKRVVTEKAEAAMPASAIYASNTSTLPITSLAEASSRPADFIGIHFFSPVDKMMLVEIILGEKTEDKATAVALDYVKAIKKTPIVVNDSRGFYTSRVVGTYVREGIMMLSDGVPAAMIENAGKMAGMPVGPLSLGDEVALDLAWKIKEATKKDLGDAYPTSGFDEILDAMVVKHERHGRKNTKGFYDYKGKDKALWPGITEITGPAKSADEFDVEELKDRLLGIQALETARVFEENCLTDVREADVGSILGFGFAPFSGGTLSYIDGIGTKEFVERCDKLAAKWGDRFAPNKQLRAMAEAGETYYGKFSPAEAVAEAAE, translated from the coding sequence ATGACATACACACACTTTACCCTTGAAACCGATGCTGACGGCTTTGCAGTTCTGAAATGGGACTCGCCTGAAAAGCCAATGAACGTGTTTGACGAGTCCGTCATTAACGAGCTGGACAAAGTCATTGACGACATCACTGCTGATGACGCCATCAAAGGTGTTGTTGTAGCTTCCGGCAAGAAAGCATTCTCCGCAGGTGCTGACCTTTCCATGATCGGCAAGGCTCTTGGCGCCTATAAAAAACGCCAGAGCATCGATCCGGAAGGGGCTGCAAAAGAGCTGTTTGAAGGCACTCGTAAGCTTTCACTCGTGTTCCGTAAGATGGAAACCTCCGGCAAGCCATACGTGGCTGCAATCAACGGCGTTTCCATGGGTGGTGGCACTGAGCTGGCTCTGGCTTGTCACAAACGTATCGGCGCTGAAGAGAGCCTGAAGATGGCTCTGCCTGAAGTTAAGGTAGGTCTGTTCCCAGGTGCTGGTGGTACGCAGCGTGTGATGCGCATGGTGCCTGATCTTCAGGGCGGTCTGCAGTTCCTGCTGATGGGTCAGAACCTTGATGCCAAGAAAGCCCAGCGCCTGAAGCTGATTGACGACGTTGCTCCTGAAGCTGAACTGGTTGATGCAGCCAAGAAGATGCTTGCGGAAGGCGTTGATCCAGTTGCGCCTTGGGACAAGAAGGGCTTCAAGATCCCAACCGGTAAGGTTTACTCTCCGTCGGGCATGCAGTTCTGGCCAGCAGCGAACGCAATCTACCGTCAGAACACCTATGACAACTATCCGGGCGCACGCTACATGCTGCACTCCGTTGTTGAAGGTCTGATGGTTCCATTCGATACTGGCCTAACCATCGAGAGCCGCTACTTTGCACATGTTCTGCAGAGCAAGGAAGCCGCTGCTATGGTTCGCTCCCTGTTTGGTTCCATGCAGGAGCTGAACAAAGGTGCACGTCGTCCAGCAGGCGTACCGGAAAGCAATCTGAAGAAGGTTGGCGTTCTTGGTGCAGGCATGATGGGCGCAGGCATTGCTTACGTGACAGCAAAAGCTGGTTTGGAAGTTGTTCTGATCGACCAGTCTCAGGAAGCTGCTGACAAGGGTAAGTCCTACTCTTCAGACCTGATGGACAAGGCTATCAAGCGTAAGAAATCTACGCCTGAGAAGAAAGAGAAGCTGCTCAGCCTGATCACCGCGACCACCGATTACAGTGCGCTGTCTGACGTGGATCTGGTTATTGAAGCTGTGTTTGAAGACCGTGAAGTGAAGCGCGTTGTGACCGAGAAAGCAGAAGCAGCGATGCCAGCTTCCGCGATCTACGCGTCCAACACCTCTACACTTCCGATCACCTCTCTAGCAGAAGCTTCTTCTCGTCCTGCAGACTTCATCGGCATTCACTTCTTCTCTCCAGTGGACAAGATGATGCTTGTTGAGATCATTCTGGGTGAGAAGACCGAGGACAAGGCAACTGCTGTTGCTCTGGACTACGTGAAGGCAATCAAGAAGACCCCGATTGTTGTGAATGACAGCCGTGGCTTCTACACCTCCCGCGTTGTTGGCACCTACGTTCGCGAAGGTATCATGATGCTTTCCGATGGTGTTCCGGCTGCTATGATTGAGAACGCTGGCAAGATGGCAGGCATGCCTGTTGGTCCGCTGTCTCTGGGTGATGAAGTTGCTCTGGACCTTGCCTGGAAGATTAAGGAAGCAACCAAGAAAGACCTTGGTGATGCGTACCCAACCAGCGGGTTCGATGAGATCCTTGATGCGATGGTTGTGAAGCATGAGCGTCATGGCCGTAAGAACACCAAGGGCTTTTACGACTACAAAGGCAAGGATAAGGCTCTGTGGCCTGGTATCACCGAGATCACCGGCCCAGCGAAGTCCGCTGATGAGTTTGACGTTGAAGAACTGAAGGACCGTTTGCTTGGCATTCAGGCTCTTGAAACCGCCCGCGTGTTTGAAGAGAACTGTCTGACAGACGTTCGTGAAGCAGACGTTGGATCCATCCTGGGCTTCGGCTTTGCACCGTTCTCTGGTGGCACGCTGTCTTACATCGACGGCATCGGCACCAAA
- a CDS encoding MerR family transcriptional regulator, with product MSEALHINEMIVDVVANELGKGKKTQFSIGDLAKEFDVTLRTLRFYEDKGLLNPKRDGLNRIYNRRDRARLKLVLMGKRVGFSLSEIRDMLDLYDLRDGQVTQLEVALGRFQEQIKVLEGQRANIDEAIEDLQRTVMIVEGMLREKKS from the coding sequence ATGAGCGAAGCCCTACATATCAATGAGATGATTGTTGATGTTGTTGCCAATGAGCTGGGTAAGGGAAAGAAGACCCAGTTTTCAATTGGTGATCTGGCAAAAGAATTTGATGTTACACTCCGCACTCTTCGGTTTTACGAGGATAAGGGACTCCTGAATCCTAAGCGTGACGGGCTTAATCGTATTTATAACCGTCGGGATCGCGCACGCCTGAAGCTGGTTCTGATGGGCAAGCGGGTCGGTTTTTCGCTCTCCGAAATTCGCGATATGCTGGACCTTTATGATCTGCGCGACGGTCAGGTCACGCAGCTGGAGGTGGCACTGGGACGCTTCCAGGAACAGATCAAAGTTCTGGAAGGTCAGCGCGCCAATATCGATGAAGCGATTGAAGATCTGCAGAGAACCGTGATGATTGTCGAAGGTATGCTGCGAGAGAAAAAGAGCTGA
- a CDS encoding glutathione S-transferase family protein, with the protein MAEYELQCFAQSGNAYKVALMLELSQASWAPEWVDFFNGATRDPEFRSEENEMGEIPVLRHGETRLTQSAVILEYLSQQLGTFGWENEEERREILRWLFWDNHKLTSYVATLRYMRAMVKTGETDVTRFFEGRAIAALKVLDQRLAENDFLVGNRPTIADLSVCGYLFWPEEIGVDFGPYSNVNAWLERIKALPHWVAPYDLMPGHPLPTPA; encoded by the coding sequence ATGGCGGAATATGAACTTCAGTGTTTTGCGCAGAGCGGCAATGCCTACAAGGTTGCGCTGATGCTGGAGCTTTCGCAGGCATCCTGGGCCCCTGAGTGGGTCGATTTTTTTAATGGTGCCACCCGCGATCCTGAGTTCCGCAGTGAAGAGAATGAGATGGGAGAAATTCCTGTGCTTCGGCACGGGGAGACACGGCTGACCCAGTCTGCCGTGATACTGGAGTACCTTTCCCAGCAGCTTGGCACATTTGGCTGGGAGAATGAGGAAGAACGCCGGGAAATCCTGCGCTGGCTGTTCTGGGACAACCACAAGCTGACCAGCTATGTGGCGACCCTGCGCTACATGCGAGCCATGGTGAAAACCGGTGAGACTGATGTGACCCGCTTTTTTGAAGGCCGGGCCATCGCCGCTTTGAAGGTGCTGGACCAGCGCCTTGCGGAGAATGACTTCCTTGTTGGAAATCGCCCAACAATCGCAGACCTTTCGGTGTGCGGATACTTATTTTGGCCAGAAGAGATTGGTGTGGACTTCGGCCCTTATTCAAATGTGAATGCATGGCTTGAGCGGATTAAGGCCCTGCCCCATTGGGTAGCCCCTTATGACCTGATGCCCGGCCACCCCTTGCCTACACCAGCCTGA
- a CDS encoding ArsR/SmtB family transcription factor, translated as MKEGPNIAGIAALIGDPARANMLQALMTGVALTASELAQEAGVTPQTSSFHLGRLAEAGLVSLRKQGRHKYYSLADSDVAALLEAMSGIAMRTGMTRVRTGPKEPALRKARVCYNHLAGEYGVQAYDSLLARDFLVEDGEQLHLTGDGRSFLTELGVVLPEKETKRRPLCKSCLDWSARRSHLAGIAGTSLLSFFLDQGWAKRVEGSRIIEFSRDGDSRFHAIFSL; from the coding sequence ATGAAAGAAGGACCGAACATTGCCGGGATCGCCGCACTGATTGGAGATCCGGCACGGGCAAACATGTTGCAGGCTCTGATGACCGGCGTTGCCCTCACCGCCAGCGAACTGGCGCAGGAGGCAGGCGTGACGCCGCAGACTTCCAGCTTTCATCTGGGACGGCTGGCCGAGGCCGGGCTGGTGAGCCTGCGCAAACAGGGGCGGCACAAATATTACAGTTTGGCGGACAGTGATGTGGCGGCTCTGCTGGAGGCCATGAGCGGGATTGCCATGCGCACTGGGATGACGCGCGTACGGACCGGCCCCAAGGAACCGGCCCTGCGTAAAGCGCGGGTTTGCTACAATCATCTGGCGGGTGAGTATGGTGTGCAGGCCTATGACAGCTTGCTGGCGCGGGATTTCCTCGTGGAGGATGGCGAGCAGTTGCATCTGACGGGTGATGGTCGCTCCTTCCTGACGGAGCTGGGTGTGGTGCTTCCTGAGAAGGAGACGAAACGGCGGCCCTTGTGCAAATCCTGTCTGGATTGGAGTGCGCGGCGCTCGCATTTGGCGGGGATTGCGGGAACTTCCCTGCTCTCGTTCTTTCTGGATCAGGGCTGGGCCAAGCGTGTTGAGGGTAGTCGTATCATTGAGTTTTCCAGAGACGGCGATTCTCGCTTTCACGCCATATTTTCCCTTTAA
- a CDS encoding acetyl-CoA C-acetyltransferase, producing MADALIFDHVRTPRGRGKKDGSLHEVSTARLAANALEAIRDRNELDTKLVDDVVLGCVDPVGDAGSDIARAAVFAADYDRSVPGMQINRFCASGLDAVNMGASQVMSGQNQLVVAGGVEAMSRVGLGASGGPWPADPQVAIPAYFMPQGVSADLISTKYGFNRDDVDAYAVESQKRAKKAWDEGRFKNSVVPVRDINGLTILDHDEHMRPQTDMQSLAGLNPSFEMMGNMGGFNAVGIQAHPEIEKINHMHHAGNSSGIVDGAAAVLMGTKEAGDAIGLKARARIKAFANIGSDPALMLTGPVDVTEKLLKNAGMEIGDIDLFELNEAFASVVLRYMQAFEIDHSIMNVNGGAIAMGHPLGATGAMILGTVLDELERQDKNTALVTLCIGAGMGTATIIERV from the coding sequence ATGGCAGACGCCCTTATATTCGATCATGTTCGCACCCCACGCGGGCGCGGCAAGAAAGACGGCTCCTTGCATGAAGTTTCGACAGCGCGCCTTGCAGCGAACGCTCTTGAAGCCATCAGAGACCGTAATGAGCTTGACACCAAGCTTGTAGACGACGTTGTGCTTGGCTGTGTTGACCCAGTAGGTGATGCAGGTTCTGACATCGCGCGTGCAGCTGTCTTCGCAGCAGATTATGACCGCTCTGTTCCTGGTATGCAGATCAACCGTTTCTGTGCATCCGGTCTTGATGCGGTGAACATGGGCGCCTCTCAGGTCATGTCCGGCCAGAACCAGCTTGTTGTCGCTGGTGGTGTTGAAGCGATGAGCCGCGTTGGCCTTGGTGCTTCCGGTGGTCCATGGCCAGCAGACCCGCAGGTGGCTATTCCTGCCTACTTCATGCCTCAGGGTGTTTCCGCTGATCTGATCTCCACCAAATACGGCTTCAACCGTGATGACGTGGACGCCTATGCGGTTGAGAGCCAGAAGCGCGCAAAGAAGGCTTGGGACGAAGGTCGTTTCAAGAACTCTGTTGTGCCTGTACGTGACATCAACGGCCTGACCATTCTGGACCATGATGAACACATGCGTCCTCAAACAGACATGCAGTCTCTGGCTGGTCTGAACCCATCTTTTGAAATGATGGGCAACATGGGCGGCTTCAACGCTGTTGGTATTCAGGCTCACCCTGAAATCGAGAAAATCAACCACATGCACCACGCTGGTAACTCCTCCGGTATCGTTGATGGTGCAGCTGCTGTGTTGATGGGTACGAAGGAAGCTGGTGATGCGATTGGCCTCAAAGCCCGCGCACGCATTAAAGCTTTTGCCAATATCGGTTCTGACCCTGCCCTGATGCTGACTGGTCCGGTTGATGTGACCGAGAAGCTTTTGAAAAATGCAGGCATGGAAATCGGCGATATCGACCTGTTTGAGCTGAACGAAGCGTTTGCTTCTGTTGTTCTGCGCTACATGCAGGCCTTTGAAATTGACCACTCCATTATGAACGTGAATGGCGGTGCGATTGCGATGGGTCACCCACTGGGTGCAACCGGCGCGATGATCCTTGGCACAGTTCTGGATGAGCTGGAGCGTCAGGACAAGAACACGGCTCTTGTTACTCTTTGTATTGGTGCAGGCATGGGTACTGCGACCATCATCGAGCGCGTTTAA
- a CDS encoding acyl-CoA dehydrogenase C-terminal domain-containing protein: protein MPSYSAPVEDTLFLLKDVLGYEKHSNLPGFAEATPDLVEAILKEGAKFSEEIVQPLNQSGDKIGCTRHDDGTVTTPPGFKEAYQSYVEAGWGGLSIPEQYGGQGMPATLSVILNEYLCSANQAFAMYPGLTAGAMAALLVHANDEIKNTYLPKMVTGEWTGTMNLTEPHCGTDLGMLRTKAAPQGDGSYKISGTKIFISAGDQDLSENIVHLVLARIEGAPEGTKGISLFVVPKKKLDADGNPGEMNGVSVGSIEEKMGIHGNATCVMNYDESVGYLVGEENKGLRAMFVMMNEARLGVGIQGLAQSEVAYQNAVTYAKDRIQGRSLTGPKNPEKQADPIIVHPDVRRVLMTIRSFNEAARALYMWTSLHGDVSHLSQDDAEKQASDDIMGLLTPVVKGVLTDKGFDNTVMAQQLYGGHGYIQEWGMEQFVRDARIAMIYEGANGVQALDLVGRKLPANGGRAIQAWFKEVGAFIKEHEGDEELGIYMTGLKQSLKDLQAATMWFMQNAMKNPDDAGAGSNDYMHLFGLVALGYMWTKIAIAANRKIKEGANGQEDWLKTKLTLGSFFMERVMPESSAHLARISTGSETMMSLDAEAF from the coding sequence ATGCCGAGTTATAGTGCTCCCGTTGAAGATACCCTCTTTTTGCTCAAGGACGTTTTGGGCTACGAGAAACATTCCAACTTGCCAGGGTTCGCCGAGGCAACGCCGGATCTTGTTGAAGCTATTCTGAAAGAAGGCGCAAAGTTCTCTGAAGAGATCGTGCAGCCACTGAACCAGAGCGGCGACAAGATTGGCTGTACCCGCCATGATGATGGAACCGTGACAACACCTCCAGGCTTCAAAGAGGCTTACCAGTCTTACGTGGAAGCTGGCTGGGGTGGTTTGTCCATTCCTGAGCAGTACGGCGGACAGGGCATGCCTGCGACCCTTTCTGTTATTCTGAATGAGTACCTGTGTTCCGCAAACCAGGCGTTTGCGATGTACCCTGGCCTGACTGCCGGTGCGATGGCAGCTCTGCTTGTTCATGCAAACGATGAAATCAAAAACACCTACCTGCCGAAGATGGTGACTGGTGAGTGGACAGGGACTATGAACCTGACCGAGCCACACTGCGGTACCGACCTTGGCATGCTGCGCACAAAAGCAGCACCACAAGGCGATGGCAGCTACAAGATTTCCGGCACAAAGATCTTCATCTCCGCTGGTGATCAGGACCTTTCCGAGAACATTGTCCACCTTGTTCTGGCACGTATCGAAGGTGCTCCAGAAGGCACTAAGGGTATTTCCCTATTCGTCGTACCGAAGAAGAAGCTGGATGCGGACGGAAATCCGGGTGAGATGAACGGTGTGTCCGTTGGTTCCATCGAAGAGAAGATGGGCATCCACGGCAACGCGACCTGTGTCATGAACTATGATGAGTCCGTGGGCTATCTCGTTGGGGAAGAGAACAAAGGCCTGCGTGCGATGTTCGTCATGATGAACGAAGCACGTCTCGGCGTTGGTATTCAGGGTCTGGCTCAGTCTGAAGTGGCTTACCAGAACGCTGTGACCTACGCAAAGGACCGTATTCAGGGGCGCTCGCTGACCGGACCTAAGAATCCGGAGAAACAAGCTGATCCGATCATCGTTCACCCGGATGTCCGCCGTGTGCTGATGACCATCCGTTCCTTCAACGAAGCAGCGCGTGCGCTTTACATGTGGACCTCTCTGCATGGTGACGTGTCCCATCTGTCTCAGGATGATGCTGAAAAGCAGGCCTCTGACGACATCATGGGTCTGCTGACACCTGTCGTTAAAGGCGTCCTGACAGACAAGGGCTTTGACAACACCGTTATGGCTCAGCAGCTTTATGGTGGTCACGGCTACATTCAGGAATGGGGCATGGAGCAGTTCGTTCGCGACGCTCGTATCGCCATGATTTATGAAGGAGCTAACGGCGTTCAGGCGCTTGACCTTGTTGGCCGTAAGCTGCCAGCAAACGGTGGTCGTGCGATCCAGGCTTGGTTCAAGGAAGTCGGCGCGTTCATCAAAGAACACGAAGGCGACGAAGAGCTTGGCATTTACATGACCGGTCTGAAGCAGTCCCTGAAGGATCTGCAGGCAGCGACCATGTGGTTCATGCAAAACGCAATGAAGAACCCGGATGATGCCGGTGCTGGTTCCAATGACTACATGCACCTGTTCGGTCTGGTGGCTCTTGGTTACATGTGGACCAAGATCGCGATTGCTGCGAACCGCAAGATTAAAGAGGGCGCAAACGGTCAGGAAGACTGGCTGAAAACAAAGCTGACCCTTGGTTCCTTCTTCATGGAACGCGTGATGCCTGAATCTTCAGCGCATCTGGCTCGCATCTCCACTGGCTCTGAAACCATGATGAGCCTGGACGCGGAAGCGTTCTAA
- a CDS encoding antibiotic biosynthesis monooxygenase family protein: MIAVIFEVEPYADHKASYLDMAASIKPELEKIPGFISVERFQSLTNPEKILSLSFFEDEEAVLRWRAQEKHQEAQRKGKNEYFQKYRIRVTSVLRDYGLDNN, translated from the coding sequence ATGATTGCCGTTATCTTTGAAGTTGAGCCCTACGCAGACCACAAAGCCAGTTATCTGGACATGGCCGCCTCCATTAAGCCAGAACTGGAGAAAATCCCGGGCTTTATCTCCGTGGAGCGCTTTCAGAGCCTCACCAATCCTGAGAAAATTTTATCACTGTCATTTTTCGAGGATGAAGAGGCCGTGCTGCGCTGGCGTGCTCAGGAAAAGCATCAGGAAGCACAGCGGAAGGGAAAAAACGAATATTTCCAGAAGTATCGCATCCGCGTGACAAGCGTTTTGCGAGATTATGGCTTGGATAACAATTAA
- a CDS encoding NIPSNAP family protein, translated as MLTCIIRYEIDPTKRAEFQQYARNWGQAIPRCGADLIGYYAPHEGSTTLAYGIYNVQSLAHYEEYRATLAKDPLGRENYEFAMREKFILKEDRTFLTLASAPHAKP; from the coding sequence ATGCTTACATGTATCATCCGCTATGAGATTGATCCGACAAAACGCGCGGAATTTCAACAATATGCCCGCAATTGGGGGCAGGCGATCCCACGCTGTGGTGCAGATCTGATCGGCTATTATGCGCCCCATGAAGGCTCCACCACATTGGCCTATGGCATCTACAACGTGCAAAGCCTTGCCCACTACGAAGAGTACAGAGCCACTCTTGCCAAAGACCCGCTGGGACGCGAAAACTATGAGTTCGCAATGAGAGAGAAGTTCATCCTGAAAGAAGACAGAACCTTTCTCACTCTGGCATCTGCTCCACATGCCAAGCCCTGA